A single window of Nicotiana tomentosiformis chromosome 1, ASM39032v3, whole genome shotgun sequence DNA harbors:
- the LOC104100414 gene encoding mitochondrial dicarboxylate/tricarboxylate transporter DTC: protein MGDKAKSSSTSVWPTVKPFANGGASGMLATCVIQPIDMIKVRIQLGQGSAGEVTRTMLKNEGFGAFYKGLSAGLLRQATYTTARLGSFRVLTNKAIEANDGKPLPLYQKALCGLTAGAIGACFGSPADLALIRMQADATLPVAQRRNYTNAFHALYRIVADEGVLSLWKGAGPTVVRAMALNMGMLASYDQSVEFFKDNLGMGEAATVVGASSVSGFFAAACSLPFDYVKTQIQKMQPDAQGKYPYTGSFDCAMKTLKSGGPFKFYTGFPVYCVRIAPHVMMTWIFLNQIQKVEKKIGL from the exons ATGGGAGACAAGGCGAAATCGAGCAGCACAAGTGTTTGGCCCACTGTAAAGCCATTCGCTAATGGAGGTGCTTCTGGTATGCTTGCCACCTGCGTTATTCAGCCCATTGATATGATCAAG GTAAGAATCCAATTAGGGCAGGGATCAGCTGGAGAAGTCACGAGGACTATGCTTAAGAATGAGGGATTTGGTGCATTTTACAAG GGTTTGTCAGCTGGTCTTCTTAGGCAAGCAACATACACAACAGCACGACTTGGATCGTTCAG AGTTTTGACGAACAAGGCTATTGAGGCGAATGATGGAAAGCCCTTACCTCTATACCAAAAGGCTTTGTGTGGTCTGACTGCCGGAGCAATTGGGGCATGTTTTGGTAGTCCAGCAGATTTAGCTCTAATCCGTATGCAAGCTGATGCTACTTTACCTGTAGCCCAGAGACGTAACTACACAAATGCGTTTCATGCACTCTACCGCATTGTGGCTGATGAAGGAGTTTTATCCCTTTGGAAAGGTGCTGGTCCTACAGTAGTGAGGGCAATGGCATTGAACATGGGAATGCTTGCCTCTTATGACCAGAGTGTTGAGTTCTTTAAGGACAATCTCGGCATGGGGGAGGCTGCTACAGTTGTAG GAGCCAGCAGTGTTTCTGGATTCTTTGCTGCTGCTTGCAGTTTACCGTTTGATTATGTGAAAACCCAGATTCAGAAAATGCAGCCAGATGCTCAAGGGAAATATCCCTACACAGGATCATTCGATTGTGCTATGAAAACTTTGAAATCAGGAGGACCCTTCAAATTCTACACTGGATTTCCAGTATATTGTGTTAGGATTGCCCCTCATGTCATG ATGACGTGGATATTCCTTAACCAAATCCAGAAGGTGGAGAAGAAAATAGGATTGTAA